AACTTCTTAGTTATGGACTATTCAAATGAGTGCGGCGAATCTGCACCCGCTCTCACggaaaaaatcaaaacaaatactagaaaaattcaaaaaatctaattttttgtgtggtagataatttgatgtGTGAGGTCCGTTTCAAATTTTAACTCATTTGGAAATTTGAGGAGCTctggcaaaaaagacaaaatcggGGTTTGTAAAACAGTTTATTGCTCGGGAACTGTTTTAACCTGATTGTCTTTTTTGCCCAGAACTGCTCAAATGTTCAAACGAGTTGAAATTTGAAACGGACCTtacgcatcaaattatctaccacacacaaaaaaatagatttttttttgaattttctagTTTTTTTTTTCTGAGCGGGTGCAGCTGAGCCCGTGCTCAGATGCAGATTTTCGTATTAAAGTAcgcaaaaaaaatacttcctctgCTTCAGAATAGATGATTCGAGCTAGTATAAAATcgagtcatctattttgaaatgGAGGAAGTATGTTTCAAACTCTTAAGGCCACGGGAAACGAGGTACATCGACGACGGGGAGGCAAGGGAAACCCCATACATATTTTTTTTCGAAGCACCCTAGACGCTTTGGAGTCTCTCGTGAGGGAGATGAAAACGTTTGAAGCTTTCTTCGCTTGGGTAACCTAGCAAGGGTTCACGGGAAAAGTAAGGTCGGTTGGCAGGAGGCTGCTAACCATGGCGCACCTCTAACCACCCTTTCATAAGCAATAATCCTACACCTATACAAAGACTAACGCAACCTTTTACGTAACTTTCCATCAATACTTCTCCCTCCCTCTGAATTTAACTGGGGTTAGGCCCTCCTTCCCCCTAACCCCAATCATAACTTGCGAGCTGTCTAATCACGTAAGAATTACACAACCCCttcgtaggtgtagcattacttcTTTCATCAGCCATGAGATCCGCATGCATAGTCATCTGACTCAGTCAAGCTAACTTTGTATAGAAATGTCGTTGAGGGCACATATCCAGAGGTATTGACGCGTGTCCATTTTTAAAATTGACGACATCCAATACTGGAGCCGAAGAGGCCAGGACCCACGGTTCCGAAAATCCACTTTCTGTTTCGCTCACGCCATCATGCTCCAACGACCTCCACATTGGAGAAAATGAGAATCATGCGCTCAAATACCGTTCTCCACAAGTTGTGTCATTTGTGTGATGAAATAAGTTAAGGTTGCTGCATCGCCCAGCTCTCCTGTTCAATAAGAGCAAGCGTCTTTCTGTTAGGCCCAACTATGTTTATCTTCCTTCAGTTCTCATGCTACAATGATCATCTCGCCTCGGTGGCTGCCAGACTTCCTCCAGTTGTGATATGATGAAGATGAATATGTTGGTTTCCAAATTCTTCCAGATGTGATATGAATATGCACATGTCGTCGTTACAAAGTCGATACACATCATATTCACTAAAACAGATCATAACGTCCAGACTTTTACAATCATTGATCGTGTAACAACTCAGTGAAATCTACttaatactagcaagatgcccgtgcattgcacagaacatcaagatgcattttttttacaaaacacctgttgtgattgacacatgcaggagtaatcccatgtgtaaaaactaacgatatctcgagaattttatcgaaaaaatgtatctcgagaatttcatagaaaaaatgatatctcaagaaagatgagagataaggtgaggaggagtggggcgtggtggtgactggtggtcggactgggcggaggcatggggatgaaCTGCGCCGGCAgtggccaccatgccagattgttccagagacttccttgctcatcaatgaggttgtgggagataaggatgaacaaggcaaggccttatctgtaaatgtggagagaggtgcgggtatcttttgtaaaattgttatagtttgctttctatccgtcggatatagatcggacggtttatactacaagatggcaggcacaccatcatcaccaactcggttttttacaAGAGTAGAGATTTTTCCCTGCGGTATCAGAACTTGAATCGATTACTGTGCGCCTGGAATTCCAACCACTGTTCGCAGAACTAAATGGGAGCTGAGAACCGGGCAATAGATAAGCTCATCTTATTTACACGGTTCTTTTCactatatatacatatatatggGCCTGCATGGCACAGAAAGGACCAGACTTGGAACAAAACCCCACCTCTAGTGCAAGTACACAGCAACTGTAACATTTCTATTTGGTCCATATATACTCATTAAGGGCATGTGCATCGCATATTTTTGTGAACGAAAAGGTAGAACGCTCTCTACCGAAAACTCACTCTCTACCTTATATGTACATCCCATTTAAAAGATTGGGTTGCATCATATTCTACTTTTGTTAACTGGGAGCAACCGATGGTTGTCTTCTTACATTAGGCAAGCCCTACCATTCAACGGACTCGGCCACTTGTGCACAGTCCAATCCTCTATTCTCAGTAGGTGTGCCCTGCTTTCTTTTTCCATTTGTCCAATCAATCGAAGTTCATATTCTGATCTCCAGCTGAAGCAAAGCCCTGTGTGTGCTCGTTTTCAAATGCGGCAAGTCGAGAATCTGATAGAACAGAGAACATCTGTGTTTCCACGAAGAGCTGGAAAACATATCGACTGCTATAAGAATATGTGGGGACAACAGTGGCACATGCATATAGGAAGGAAATCACTCAGTAAAACTCGATTGACAAAAAACCTTCATGAACGGTCGATCTTTCGAGGGGAAGGAATCAATAAAACTGTCCTTCAGAAGCAAGGAAACCTGATCAGACAGAAGACCAACATCGTTTAGTGCATTTTTACGGTGTTTCAAAAAGGTAAAGCACTGAAGCAGCGTCATGGTGTAAAGTGCAAACAGAACTGTATAATTCTAACCCTGTCATTATCTGACTGTACATTGGTGATGGTATGATAGCGCAACTCAGAACAAAGTGACTCCAAGTAGGTTCTCAGAACATTTAAGAACTGACAAGATGCCTTAGCCTGCAATATCAGCCAAACAAGTACCATCTTTACCTTAAAAACTACAAACATGGAGTATAGGCAAATTTGCTGTACATGAACAGGATCTGGGGGTAAAACTTTCTTCTCGATGAAGAAATAATGGCTTCCAAAGAGGATGGAGCCGCACTCCACATAGTAAACAAAAATTAATACCTGAACTTCGTTGCATTTATACATAGGATGTTTCTTGGCCAAAGCATTCTCACATGAAAGTCTAGCATGAATTGGACTGAGATCAGAAACAAGGTCCTTGTAACGTGGAAGTTGAGGCAATAAATTTGCCTTGACCTGTATTATTAATAAATAAAAACTAACATTCAGTACGAATGAACCTTTTCTGCCATTACATCACCAAATATGCTCGCATTGTAGTGTGCATAGTGTGTGATAGTATCTACTCATGAATGCTACTTCATACAAGTAAAATACTGCAAATCAGACATGATCAGATCAGGAGATACTTGTTGTCATTACACAGACGTGGAATAATTAGACTGGATAGTTTATTCCCCTAGGGTGGACCATGCTCATATAGTAACAAACAGAAAAAGAAAGCCTTTGTAGTTCTTGTTTATGCTGGATTCTGAAGTGATATGGCACTTGTGGGGTAAAATCAACTCCTACCTACTAATATTGACCATGTTCTCTTGAACACTTTCCTAGGGCTCACAGGTTCACGTGTGAACATATCAACAATACAATAGAGAGAGAAAAAATAAAGACTCCATTTGTTACAACAAAAGAAAGGTTCGGACATCCTTTTCCAAGACAGTTCTAATATCAGGAAAGAACATGTCACACTTGCCTGATCTTTCTGTACATTGATTCTGACAAGACTAGACGCTTTCATCTTGATATCAGGGGGTTTATGTTGGATACCAGCCTGTAGAAGAGAACATACAATCCCTGAAAATTTGGCTAATAGTGACTACCTATCATAAGACTGGTTCAAGATTGCTAACATGCAGAAATTGGCAATTGCAGTAACTGGTAGTTCTTTTAAATAGCAGCAACCCAATAAATGAGTTTAAAAGCATAGTCAAACTTACAATGAAAGGGACAGGGGCATCGATGAAATCAATCAATTTTCTTGGTAGAACCTGCAAAGCAATTGTTTGTACCTTAGAACAGAATACTGTTGGGAGACATGTATAAGCTAAAGATCTATCATTCTTTTAGTTGAACATAATCTCGACAAGTATGTATATGTTCTGGTAAAACATATAAGTATGGTTGGGTAACATGTGCAAATACACAAAACAATCCAGCATATTTTACTGAATTTGGTGACATGTGAACCAACTCTTTTGAACCATTACCAATTCATTGTTTGACGAAATATCAGTGACACTTTGCGTCATAGTGAAATGTAACAAGAAGGCACACCTGCTGATCAACTTTACAAACCACAGACCTTGTTCGCGATTGTCTATTTAAGTTGCCAGTTTATTTGCCAAAATAGAGTTACCAGTTTATATTCTTCAAAAAATGTCCATCTACAACTTGATTGGATAGCTTAAATAAAAGGGTGGTGGATCATTTGAAGAGAAAATAGTATTAATGGCAGCCAGACAGCCAGTAGTTTCACCAGTTTCTAGCTAACACAATCCTTACGGCATATTGACATATAATAAGATGCAACAGAGATGAGCAGAAGAATGGACAAAACTGAGCAGAATGCAGACCAAAGCAGATGAAACCCATGCTCCCAGTCCCACCCCCAAAAAAACTGATATACTAACATGGTATTACTAAAATCAAAACAGGATAGAAACTTCAACAGCTACAGGATTCAATATAACTTACAGGAAGCAGTAAACTTTGCCACTGGAATGGCCTAATCATCGGTATAATTGACAAAACAATTGCTGACAGTACACCCTGCAGTTAAGCATTCGAGAGAGCTGCTAGAATCAGCAGGATCAAGTATAGCATAAAACCAGAACACATTGTCACAAAGCTAAGGTACTTGAAAGACCATACCAGATTTGGGCATATTACCACAATTTGCTTCTCCAACAGAACTCCAGTGAATAATGCTAGTATCTGCAGGAGAACAGAAACAACTTAACATACACAAAGCCAACAAATGATGGCAACTAATCACTTATATAATGTATAGGGAGTTATTACAGGCCTCAAAAAAGGAAAAGAGAAGGGGAAAGAAGTAAGTCTTGCTGCAATCTTCTTAACAAATTTCCTTGATATATGATAAATAGTAATGCAAACTCATGGACCTCCTTAACTGAACCAAAAAGGGGTAATGCAACATACACTTTCCAGAGATAAAGCACGGCAAACTGTAGCCATAGTCCATATTGATAATGCAAGAGCTTCTTCTGCAGCGACCAAGCGGGCATTCACAATGACCTAAATAAAATTGATGATTAGTGAAGGGGCGAGGTGCTATAGATAATGCCGTAAAAAGTCAATTATCTACCAGATTTGTTTCTGCCGAATTCAAATCATTGTCCAAATTTGTGTCTCCTAACCCCAATGATGATAATCCAGGTCGGGAGTATTTAACAGGCTGGAGATGTTCAAGGGGTTGGAAGACAATTTCTCCTCCGCGAGGTGGCAGAGGAAGAACATGGTAACCACAAACAATTTGTAGAGGTTCATTATTGTGTGCCTAAAATAGGAATGATCAGTATGGACAAGAGCCATCAGATGGAATTCTTCAAACTTGATATTACAGACAAACCTTAGCCCATCCCAGAACTTTGCCATCATCAACACCACTTTCATTCTTCACATTTACTTCATCGTCTTCTTCATCTGACCCAGCACCTTTGACTGAACTGTCACAAACCATAAGGATGCTTAATTAATAAGGTAAATGATGTGATAATACTGGACGTATCATAGTTCACAATGATCTATGCATTccaacatcatcattaataagaTCCTAAAACAGATTATTTATCATTTCAGATAAATCCTAGCAGATGTGATCGACACCATAAATTGCACTCCACAATTGCAGGAATTATTTTTCAAATTATCAGGGTTACCTGTGTAAAGACTCCATACTCTGTGTGCGTTCTAATCTTGTAGAGATAGGAGAATGCATGGACAGAAGATCTGGGGAAGTATGTCCATTCTCAGAAGTACTACTTGCTCTTCCAAAGCTATCACAGCGGGATTCCGTGTTCTGTGATATACAATCTTCATATTGTTGGAAACTATGTCTTCCTTCCTTCTCAGGTTCTTTTGCATAACTAGATTCTGAAGTCTCACTAGCAGATATACTTTCAGGAGAATTAGGTTCCCAACTCCTGAACAAATATGAAGGGGCGTCTCTTTCTGATGTAAGTCCTGGTGAAGAAACAAGACCTGATATACTGTCGACAGGTACAGCATATTCTGTCCAGTCATTGTACGAAAGCCCATTTGGAGATTCAAAATCTCCATCTGATTGATCTTGTAACTGTTCTCTCAAGGAACGGGGGACTGGCCCTGCCAGAGCAATTTCACTGGCAAACTGTGTTATCCTTTCGAGCCTCTCCTGTGAAATTATGCTGTTCATATAATTGACAGCCAACACACAGATCACATCTTAGTACTGAACTCGGGAGATAGAAAACTAGGAATGTTACGCATGGTTATTAGCTCAGACAAATAGAAGTATATACACTGGACAAACCTGTTTAACATCTCATAATGTAGCTCAAAAAAAGGTACTCTTGTGAGTAAACAGTAACAACGTGGTGCAGAAACCAAGAAACGGCTTGGCTTGTAGGAAGTCTGATTTAGGGGTGAGACTGCTCCTAGTATACCAGGGGCTCTTTGAACAATTTCCTGGACATGAAGGCAAACACCATATAGTGGTGCATTGTCCGATACCTGGTGTCATCAACAATAATTAATAAGAAAAGAACAATCGAGAATACCTGAATACAATCATCCAGGAATGTCAAAATTTGAAATGAATAAACAAACAAACCTTTAGGAAGAAGATAAAGGACAAATCATCTCGGCACAGATGTTCCTATGTAAAATATGCATACAATTTAGCAAGTTTGATTCAAAAGAAAGCCTCCACTAACTGGAAAGCTCAAGTTGGAACCTCATGTGCAAGGAACCATCAGAGATAAAGTTgagaagtactccctctgtaaactaatataagagcgttcagatcactaaagtagtgatctaaacgctcttatattagtttacggagggagtataaacaAACACTGGTCTACACTTTACACAAAAGTCATGTTTGAAAATAAGGTTAGCAGATTATTCATTGACCCTAAACAGGATTCCTAAATACCACAGGTGGGCGGTAAGACgaaaaactgccaatataaggaGGTTTCCCAAAACCTGCTACAACTAATTTTCACCTGCCCAAATATCACTTCATTTAGATCACTCATGGAAGGAGTCCTCTCGACTAAGCGAGCCTGAAATTTTGAATTAAAAAGAATCAAGAAAATTGCAGCAGAGCATATCTAAAAGGATtaaaacaaagagagaagggaaaGAACTTTCTTAAAGAAGCCAATAGGAGCAGTACAAATTCAGCAAGAACATTATTTATCTAACCTTTACACCTTCAGGAAAACAGAACGAGGGTAAATCAGCCTCTCTAATATCCTCTTTCTTTCCAGGTGGATATTTGAAAAGAATCTGCAAGTAAAAAAGGGGAAAAGTAGATCAGAGATGATTTATCAGAACAGGCAAGTGAGTCTACAATCTAGAGGCCAAGCTCCCAGAGAAATCAGGATTAAAGTTTGCTGTCTGTCCCAGTGTAAACTAGGATACTGAAGTTTCCAGAGCTTAGCTATCAAGGCTTTACAAGATGGAAACCAATATTACCGTCAACGAACCAGGCTTACAAGATGATGACACACAGGGCCGGCGTCAGGGCCCTAGGCAGCCCAGGCCGCCGCCTGGGGTGTGGCCAAGAAACTCAGGGGTGACTGTAGATACAGTATCTTCTGTAGTGCACTGTAGCGCATGTGCCTATAGGGCTGGCCTGGGCATGAGCTCAGCCTGGCTCCGCTACTGGTGAAACAGGTACTGAAAGTACATGTGCGGACCTTCAGATGAACTTGAAATGAAATTTGTGATAAGGAGACCTTAAGCTTGTTACTCTGGGATTATTTCCAAATAATCTGAAATTTCATCCAGATCATGATTCTTACTCCTATGAAAAGAATTAACTACAAAGTATGCAGAGCCAACTCACACAAGCACAACAGTTCAGCACTCAATTGAGAACACACAGTTGTTTATCCTCTCTCCCTACCCAAAAAGAATAGCCACCGACCATTGATCCAAAGTGCAATTTACTCTAAAAAATGCCCACAAGCTGCATCCATTAAAAAAAGGTAGTACATTCAGTTTCTTTAAACAACGGTTATTGCGTGCTTTTTGGTATTACCATGCTGCAGACATATAGGGGTGCTCTATAAGTTTTTTCATGCTATGGGAAACATATAGTAACATTAATACACAAAAAGAACTTGTTATGGTAAATAACTTTGCATGCATTATCAATAAATACAGTTATCATTGATTACTGACCTTGGAGATAATTAATATGTATCCTTTGTTATGCTGTGAGTAAATAAATttatggatggatgaacagtGGTCCTATGTAACTATGACATGATCCAGCTACCTAACCAATTGGCTCAAACACCTCTCTtatgttttgttttgttttgtttttgcaGAGTCTCTTACGTTAATGTTATGCCCTGATCAAGTCGCAAAAGTTACCCTCTACATTTTAGCataacatgtactccctccgttcggaattacttctctcggaaatggatgtatccagaactaaaatatgtctagatacatccacttctgcgacaagtaattccgaacggagggagtaatgtACAGAAAACCAAAAGACAAATAAGAGGATAGCTAACTACAAAGAATCATCTAGAGAAGACGAGTGTATTCTCAGCTAAAATTCGATTTAACACACAACATTTGCGAAATAGACGGGGCTGAAATAGAGAATTTCCCTTAAAGCATAAGAACACCTAGTAGTCAACAAAGCACCCTACCTGTGGTTCCATGGTTGGTATTGGTCCATGGTACTGAATTTTACTAAGATCAACAACCTCTGAGCATGCTACATTAGACTCCCAAGCTTTCTTTTTTGCAAAAGCATCCTCAACTACTGCAACATTTGCATAAGAATGGAGTCCAACTACGAAAAAATGTTCAAAGAGTGATGATGGTTCCTTAAATTGATTCTGATCCTGCAAGAGACGTAAACATAGCTTTAAAAAGGGAAAGTTCATGGTAAGTACAGATAAAAACTGCAAGAGAAACTAAAGGAGCAGGTGAATGTAGCTAAGTCTCAAAGCCCTCTCTATAAACTTAAAAGTGCAGGAGAAATTCCACACACTACCAGGAAAGCACTCTTGTAGTTGGACATATGCTCTCAAGAAAACATACTTGGACATATTTAGCAATTAAATCCAAGCAGTAAGAGATAACTTCACTTTGGCTGCTCCGCAATCACACACTCAAATACCGCAAAGATAGTCTGTTCATGGTATGCCAAATGTCCGAAGAGAATGAAAAGCATCGTCACGCATCAACTGCCTTGCTAAGAGTATGCAAAATTTCTCCAATGCGGCCCTAAACAATAAAGTATGGTATAGTAATTCGATCATCTGCTTACCAACCTGACTAGTGACTGTTGCTGAACCGTATATAACAAACAGTGAAAATAGGAAAAGGAAGTGTTAGAACTCCATCTGTCAGCTGCTATTTCACATCTTCTTACAGTGTGAACCTGCCCATTTCTAAGTATGCGAAGACTGTCGAGCTAGTTGCATTGATTTACCACTTAAGCTATCATTTATCTATGCAGATCACCCGGCTACACAAAAGTTGCATCCGAACGCACAAGTATATGATGAGCAGGATTGAACAAAACAGCAGTCAGTGTACCCGCACCTTGGCGTGGACTTGATACCACTGCCGCTTCTGGTTCGCCATAGCCTCAATGTTCACCGTAGTGCGCAGCAACTGCTCCCTGGGGCTCCTCTCGGCGTCTCCTCCACCTCCGACGGGCCCCCACTTCCACGCGCGCTGCATCTGCTGCCGGAACCGCTGGAAGCTGCTGGTCCGCACGTGCCTCGGGTGCGGCCTGGTCTGCGGCGCAGGCGACGACGGCGGCCTGGGCGAAGGCGGTGCCGACGAGGACCTGGACCTCGAGTCCTCCATCCCTGGCGAGCCTGCTGCCCCCGACGGGGCCACCCAATTCCCCACCTCCTCGGCGCGCTGCCCCAACGTCGAGGCGCTGCCCTCTCGCGATTCGGAAACCGAAGGCGACCACCCCGGGCCGTCAATCCCCGTATGCCCCGACGCCCCCGACGCCGGAGGTGACTCgtacgcctcctcctcctcgtccgcggCCCCCGCCTCGTGGCGGTGCGGTATCGACACCGACatcgacggcgacgacgacggtgCGGCCTCGCCCTCGCGCCATGTCACCGGGTGCGCGGAGGCGGTCGGCGACACGTCCACCGCATCCTCGAACAGCTCCGCCTCccgcacctcctcctccgccaGCCTGagcggctccggctccggcgtcggcgcgGCGGGGCCGCCGGGGAGCGCCATACGCGCCGCGCGATCGGAGCACGGGCTACGCCTCGCGCGCAATTGAATGCCAGGGATCAAACCAAACGGAAGGGGGAGGGGAAGAGGACGAGATCGTAGAGAGAATTAATAATAAATGGtaaaaacagaaacgaaaatgGAAAAGAAAATAGCCCGATGGAAAGGGAACCGGGAACGGGAACGGGAACGGGAACGGGGGTCACGTGGACGGAGGGGGAGGTGGGCGAGCGAGGTGGCCCACCTGGCAGGTCTGCTCTTTGTAAGGCTTGTCTCGCTGACAGGTGGGTTCACAATACGGCCGCATCACGTGAGATTTTGCACATACTGTATCATACTGTATACACCAACGAAGCCAAAAGGCACGAACCTTTTCCGGTGTGAGCTTCGTTCGAgctttttctttattttatttatttcgAAAAATAGCTCAACGTGAGAGCAAGTTGTGCGTATGTTTCCATTTCAAAAAAAACATGGGCCTTCACCTCCATCTcgacaaaaaaggagaaaaaaccTCACATTCATCTTTAAAAAACTTCCTCACTCAGCCAACCAGCAAGTGACACGTGGTATGCTTGTTTTCATCTTAAAAAAGCACATGGGTCGTCACCTCCATCTCAGAAATAAAAGTCGCACGTTCATCTTTAAAAAAACATCTCAAAGAAAAACCTCAACTCCgtcagaaaaagagaaaagaaaaagaaaaggttCCCACCGCAGCCAACGAGCGGACGCCACTTGGCATAGCCCAGCATTGTTCGTTTCTTTCTCGAAAAGAACCCTCACCTCTATCtaaacaaagaaaaagaaaacgttcCCCTTGTAGCCAACCAGCGGACGCCATTTGGCATAGCCTAGCACAGGCCCTTTCTTTCTCTGTAGTCGGTTTAATATGCGAATTTGGTTTATTTTTTTTTTGGAAGGTACACTTTTGAATTTGACAATCTCAGGTTAGTCTCAAATTTGGATTATTTTTGTGTGCTCAAATTCTCAGAGCTCAATATTATCTCCCCAAAGAGCATGGTTGAAAAGTAGAGATGAAGTATATTAAAGCATCTCCAACGCGGACCCTTATTTTCTTTGCTATATGTCTGGATAGAACGATTCGAACACTTTTAGACCTTTAATGCTATTTCTCATTTCAGTTGAAGAAAAATGTGTCCTCCTTTGTCCGTGGACTAGACTGGACGTCTGAAATGTACCGCTCTATCTACAAATTGAGGGAATGAATAGGGGAGTCTGGACAATCCGCCCGACCCGCTGTCAGTCCAGCCACACCTTCCCATAGCACACATCTTCTCGCTCGACTTTTTCTCCTCACAGTTCGTCCGGCTCATAGTCAGTCACAGTCCACGGCCAAAAATGAGGGATACTGTTGGAGGGCCTCCGCCCGACCAACCGTCCGTGGACGAAGTGGGTGCAAACTGTGCTAGAGATTTTTTTTCTACATAACTAAACGATCAATGACAATTGCCAAGCATGTGAAACATGGGACTCTAGAGACCATAGTAATAAGATGCTATTCTATAAATACACCAATAGTATACAAATAATTTTGAATATTAACCGTTGGATAAAGCCAGTCCAATGTTGTATAGCTTGCAAATTCAAGCACTATTACTCATTTGTTGTCATCTTCACTTCATAGATTCTATCACATCTACTATTAAAAAAACAATACAACGGAGCGACCACCGAG
This genomic window from Aegilops tauschii subsp. strangulata cultivar AL8/78 chromosome 4, Aet v6.0, whole genome shotgun sequence contains:
- the LOC109734544 gene encoding uncharacterized protein; translated protein: MALPGGPAAPTPEPEPLRLAEEEVREAELFEDAVDVSPTASAHPVTWREGEAAPSSSPSMSVSIPHRHEAGAADEEEEAYESPPASGASGHTGIDGPGWSPSVSESREGSASTLGQRAEEVGNWVAPSGAAGSPGMEDSRSRSSSAPPSPRPPSSPAPQTRPHPRHVRTSSFQRFRQQMQRAWKWGPVGGGGDAERSPREQLLRTTVNIEAMANQKRQWYQVHAKDQNQFKEPSSLFEHFFVVGLHSYANVAVVEDAFAKKKAWESNVACSEVVDLSKIQYHGPIPTMEPQILFKYPPGKKEDIREADLPSFCFPEGVKARLVERTPSMSDLNEVIFGQEHLCRDDLSFIFFLKVSDNAPLYGVCLHVQEIVQRAPGILGAVSPLNQTSYKPSRFLVSAPRCYCLLTRVPFFELHYEMLNSIISQERLERITQFASEIALAGPVPRSLREQLQDQSDGDFESPNGLSYNDWTEYAVPVDSISGLVSSPGLTSERDAPSYLFRSWEPNSPESISASETSESSYAKEPEKEGRHSFQQYEDCISQNTESRCDSFGRASSTSENGHTSPDLLSMHSPISTRLERTQSMESLHSSVKGAGSDEEDDEVNVKNESGVDDGKVLGWAKAHNNEPLQIVCGYHVLPLPPRGGEIVFQPLEHLQPVKYSRPGLSSLGLGDTNLDNDLNSAETNLVIVNARLVAAEEALALSIWTMATVCRALSLESILALFTGVLLEKQIVVICPNLGVLSAIVLSIIPMIRPFQWQSLLLPVLPRKLIDFIDAPVPFIAGIQHKPPDIKMKASSLVRINVQKDQVKANLLPQLPRYKDLVSDLSPIHARLSCENALAKKHPMYKCNEVQAKASCQFLNVLRTYLESLCSELRYHTITNVQSDNDRVSLLLKDSFIDSFPSKDRPFMKHYGGTEDARSNRAAALNIFYGLALTEALLFLVEKALWEWKVGHRRLLECVADDCNLAGAYGQVAVRRFFYDSYSRCLNGSILDGLHMGLVSYADDLITAGSRDEQSLGAGILVALVESDRFAEATLRRISVSAPTIQRLIEMLSWKDSSERDVRRSAAAVVSMLTGRKLVALRVLGIPGAIESVASLLYADLDELNILGLSTLNKLAQDHDNCDKIGKTRGLLETIISYSSIDHALASPSQRDMRLKAVKKSLRVVKRLAGTRGDTGKLLRRELTDIVFTVSNVREILQRHDNKFQSELHQLAIEILTSLAMDEDAREIIGGTGDVVSVLVTTFLPAAFTTKECQRADVVRVEAGEALAMLALENKKNCGAIIMALGGGIGRLVDALNDPVVVVGAARIMHNLCSYSGDEWQLPLRGVTVGADKVLRSITVEKAKILNIFIGLAAQMLRFMEPGELRGSLAAAGVVDTVLARSLVQVLREYSRPSMDVPRARRYTIELAMALMQSDARYVVLFVELGMESELRRVAMTTSQLECFNVFSGSVGLSRRDTSVCSLVQSALEQMNKGWN